From the genome of Streptomyces sp. NBC_01341, one region includes:
- a CDS encoding alpha/beta fold hydrolase, whose product MDKTLSRDGTSIAYRRRGDGPPVILVGGALSTAADEAPLAALLAPRFTVVTYDRRGRGASGDGGPYSVRREIEDLAAVASRVGGRVSLFGMLSGGALALEAHAAGLPVDLLAVYEPPYTPGPAGPAHTSRCTAPMHRLLAAGDRAGAVALHLSRAGVPEATIARIRRSPLWHGLEAVAHTLAYDDALLGDGTVPTGRFASLTARTLVVTGGFSPPQTHETTLALAAAVPRARHRTLTGQTRELAPHVIAPVLADFFTRDSFLRTAS is encoded by the coding sequence ATGGACAAGACTCTCTCCCGCGACGGCACGTCGATCGCGTATCGCCGCCGCGGCGACGGGCCGCCGGTGATCCTGGTCGGCGGGGCTCTGAGCACCGCGGCCGACGAGGCGCCGCTGGCCGCTCTGCTGGCCCCGCGCTTCACGGTCGTCACGTACGACCGCCGGGGACGCGGGGCCAGTGGCGACGGCGGGCCGTACTCGGTCCGCCGTGAGATCGAAGACCTGGCGGCGGTGGCGTCACGGGTGGGCGGGCGCGTCTCGCTGTTCGGCATGCTGTCCGGCGGAGCGCTCGCCCTGGAGGCACACGCCGCCGGGCTGCCCGTGGACCTGCTCGCGGTCTACGAGCCGCCGTACACGCCCGGCCCCGCCGGCCCGGCGCACACGTCCCGCTGCACGGCGCCGATGCACCGCCTGCTCGCGGCGGGCGACCGGGCGGGAGCCGTGGCACTCCACCTGTCGCGCGCGGGTGTCCCGGAGGCGACGATCGCGCGGATACGCCGGTCGCCCCTGTGGCACGGCCTCGAAGCGGTGGCCCACACTCTCGCCTACGACGACGCGTTGCTGGGCGACGGGACGGTGCCCACCGGGAGGTTCGCCTCCCTCACTGCGCGCACCCTCGTCGTGACGGGCGGTTTCAGCCCGCCGCAGACGCACGAGACGACGCTCGCCCTGGCGGCCGCAGTCCCTCGCGCCAGGCATCGCACCCTGACGGGTCAGACCCGTGAACTGGCACCGCACGTGATCGCTCCGGTCCTGGCTGACTTCTTCACCCGGGACTCGTTCCTGCGCACGGCCTCCTAG
- a CDS encoding TIGR00730 family Rossman fold protein, whose protein sequence is MNICVFLSAADLDDRYTGPAREFAELLGRGGHTLVWGGSESGLMKVVADGVQEAGGRLVGVSVDFLAAKARTNADEMVIAKDLAERKALLLEKADAVVIMVGGTGTLDEATEILELKKHGKHAKPVVLLNTAGFYDGLRQQFQRMDDEGFLPLPLTDLVFFAKDAVGALAYLEESGGLR, encoded by the coding sequence ATGAACATCTGTGTCTTCCTCTCCGCCGCCGACCTCGACGACCGCTACACGGGGCCCGCCCGTGAGTTCGCCGAGTTGCTGGGCCGGGGCGGGCACACCCTGGTCTGGGGCGGGTCGGAGAGCGGGCTGATGAAGGTCGTGGCCGACGGGGTGCAGGAGGCGGGCGGCCGGCTCGTCGGGGTGTCGGTGGACTTCCTCGCGGCGAAGGCACGGACGAACGCCGACGAGATGGTGATCGCCAAGGACCTGGCCGAGCGCAAGGCGCTGCTCCTGGAGAAGGCGGACGCCGTCGTGATCATGGTCGGGGGGACCGGCACGCTCGACGAGGCGACGGAGATCCTCGAGCTGAAGAAGCACGGCAAGCACGCCAAGCCCGTCGTCCTGCTGAACACCGCAGGGTTCTACGACGGTCTGCGCCAGCAGTTCCAGCGCATGGACGACGAGGGCTTCCTGCCGCTTCCCCTCACCGACCTGGTGTTCTTCGCGAAGGACGCCGTCGGCGCCCTCGCCTACCTGGAGGAGTCGGGCGGCCTGCGGTGA
- a CDS encoding DUF427 domain-containing protein gives MTSLTGHTITVEPADVHVRAVHDGQVLAESRRPLVLRETGCPVRYYLPPEDVRTELLTPSATSTHCPFKGDASYWSLPGAVDLVWAYPDPNDQVAAIRDHFCFYATEIVTG, from the coding sequence ATGACTTCCCTCACAGGACACACCATCACCGTGGAACCCGCAGACGTGCATGTGCGCGCGGTGCACGACGGCCAGGTGCTCGCCGAGAGCCGTCGGCCGCTGGTGCTGCGCGAGACGGGCTGTCCGGTCCGCTACTACCTGCCGCCCGAGGACGTCCGTACCGAGCTCCTGACGCCGTCCGCGACCAGCACGCACTGCCCCTTCAAGGGGGACGCGTCCTACTGGTCACTGCCCGGTGCGGTGGACCTCGTGTGGGCCTACCCGGACCCCAACGACCAAGTCGCCGCGATCAGGGACCACTTCTGCTTCTACGCCACCGAGATCGTGACCGGCTGA